One Sporichthyaceae bacterium genomic window carries:
- a CDS encoding CocE/NonD family hydrolase, with amino-acid sequence MTAPRRLGSAIVALTLLTAAVVASPGAAGAQGKGASLLEQGQVPAWLKYNRPAQYKTVSEEIRVPMRDGVLMRCSKLGPAGSDGRPLAGKQPVVVTDFFAYRLLQYATTGLPEPLAERGYVTLTCSPRGSGGTPGAWRPFQKQESQDNYDLIEWAAAQPWSTGKIGEVGISYGGISTYKAVSMHPPHLAAAVPIVAFSNAYREIVYPGGAAGTALRWWPVATGVTAQADQPGAAAMSLPDYLGMGEQWRAHPTEDAYWKPWSIDGKAIGSSTVPILGIGGWADLFPDGMVRNYLAAKAHSHLLMLPGAHLNFLPGDPDWPVVAHAMLSWFDQYLMKLSDVPQPGARITSWQQPHYSGHWTELPDWPTRTRRLAWTGPWGPDTTELYPLAVNPYDNGCGCVEHGAYNSADLPQNDQRLQDTERVRWDIGPVDHDTVLVGTPVMHLTAALPAPDGNIVVRLEDLAPGGASYVITTGWLRASHRLSQEHPTALEPNRPYDFTIPMWPTDWNIKTGHFLRLTVSSGDLQMIEPIGQSNSMIMVYAGKFGSTIDLPFEG; translated from the coding sequence AGACGGTCTCCGAGGAGATCCGGGTGCCGATGCGCGACGGCGTGCTGATGCGCTGTTCCAAGCTCGGTCCGGCCGGAAGTGATGGACGTCCACTGGCCGGCAAGCAGCCCGTCGTGGTCACCGATTTCTTCGCCTATCGGCTGCTGCAGTACGCCACGACCGGCCTGCCCGAACCGCTGGCCGAACGCGGCTACGTCACGCTGACCTGCTCGCCGCGCGGGTCCGGTGGTACGCCCGGCGCCTGGCGCCCATTCCAGAAGCAGGAATCGCAAGACAACTACGACCTCATCGAATGGGCCGCGGCTCAGCCGTGGAGTACTGGGAAGATCGGCGAGGTCGGCATTTCCTACGGCGGGATCTCGACCTACAAGGCGGTGTCCATGCACCCGCCGCACCTCGCCGCCGCGGTGCCAATCGTGGCCTTTTCCAACGCCTATCGGGAGATCGTCTATCCGGGTGGCGCCGCGGGAACTGCGCTGCGTTGGTGGCCGGTGGCCACCGGCGTCACCGCTCAGGCCGACCAACCCGGCGCTGCCGCCATGAGCCTTCCGGACTACCTCGGAATGGGCGAGCAGTGGCGCGCACATCCCACCGAGGACGCCTACTGGAAGCCGTGGAGTATCGACGGCAAGGCGATCGGCAGCAGCACGGTCCCGATCCTCGGCATCGGCGGCTGGGCCGACCTGTTCCCCGACGGCATGGTGCGCAATTACCTGGCCGCGAAGGCGCACAGCCATCTGTTGATGCTCCCCGGCGCGCACCTCAACTTCCTGCCCGGCGACCCGGACTGGCCGGTCGTCGCGCACGCCATGCTCAGCTGGTTCGACCAATATCTGATGAAGCTGTCCGACGTCCCGCAGCCCGGCGCCAGGATCACCAGTTGGCAGCAGCCGCACTATTCCGGGCACTGGACCGAGTTGCCCGACTGGCCGACCCGCACGAGGCGGCTCGCGTGGACCGGACCCTGGGGGCCGGATACAACAGAGCTGTACCCCCTCGCCGTGAATCCCTATGACAACGGCTGCGGGTGCGTGGAACACGGCGCATACAACTCCGCCGACCTACCGCAGAACGACCAACGCCTGCAGGACACGGAACGCGTCAGGTGGGACATCGGCCCGGTCGATCATGACACCGTGCTCGTGGGCACCCCCGTCATGCACCTGACCGCGGCGCTGCCCGCGCCGGACGGCAACATCGTGGTGCGCCTGGAGGACCTCGCCCCCGGCGGCGCCTCGTACGTGATCACCACGGGCTGGTTGCGCGCCAGCCACCGACTGAGCCAGGAACACCCGACAGCCCTCGAGCCGAACCGGCCCTACGACTTCACCATCCCGATGTGGCCGACCGACTGGAACATCAAGACCGGCCACTTCCTGCGCCTCACGGTGAGCAGCGGCGACCTGCAGATGATCGAACCCATCGGGCAGTCCAACAGCATGATCATGGTCTACGCCGGCAAGTTCGGCTCCACCATCGACCTCCCGTTCGAAGGGTGA